One Mercurialis annua linkage group LG3, ddMerAnnu1.2, whole genome shotgun sequence DNA window includes the following coding sequences:
- the LOC126674432 gene encoding protein CANDIDATE G-PROTEIN COUPLED RECEPTOR 7-like yields the protein MMNILLRVLLIISAFHFVFSEIKNIRILDDSRSMILFERFGFTEAGRVHISVKDVYWKTKHRKVEYNPSSMGFFLARDESFIRIMNESQFTESFCVLSSRYVQLILKFDNLTANSTNSGSITINDPDEYSLVFGNCQPEFEVSMFVHTEMYNLKYGVKDFLPAGQTHLPRLYFMFFLIYACFFGLWIFTCIKQRPTVDKIHLIMGALLLVKTLKMICASEDKVYVSKTGTPHGWDVAFYIFGFFKGIMLFTVIVLIGTGWSFLKPYLQEREKNVLMTVIPLQVLENIAYVVIAETGPATKDWLTWNQMFLLIDVICCCAVFFPIIWSIRSLREASKTDGKAARNLQKLTLFKQFYIFVVGYLYFTRVVVSSIGALLDYRYEWITSVLAETASLIFYIFIFYNFQPIEKNPYLVIDDEEESAASQILQEDDSFEL from the coding sequence ATGATGAACATCTTACTCCGTGTTCTGTTAATTATCTCGGCCTTTCACTTCGTATTTTCCGAGATCAAGAACATACGCATTCTTGATGATTCTCGTTCGATGATCTTATTCGAAAGATTCGGTTTCACGGAAGCTGGTCGGGTTCATATTTCTGTAAAAGATGTTTATTGGAAGACAAAACATCGTAAAGTCGAATATAATCCGTCTTCAATGGGGTTTTTTCTAGCACGAGACGAGTCGTTTATCAGAATCATGAACGAGTCGCAGTTTACGGAATCTTTCTGTGTTCTGTCGAGCCGGTATGTTCAACTCATACTCAAATTTGATAACCTGACAGCTAATTCAACTAATTCCGGTTCTATAACTATCAACGATCCTGACGAATATAGTCTTGTTTTCGGAAATTGTCAGCCTGAATTTGAAGTGTCGATGTTTGTACATACGGAAATGTATAATCTTAAATACGGCGTAAAAGATTTCCTCCCCGCAGGCCAAACGCACCTGCCGAGGCtttatttcatgttttttcTTATATACGCGTGTTTCTTCGGTCTCTGGATTTTTACCTGCATCAAACAGAGACCGACAGTCGACAAGATCCATTTAATTATGGGCGCGTTGCTTCTCGTTAAGACGCTAAAAATGATATGTGCATCGGAAGATAAAGTGTACGTAAGCAAAACCGGAACGCCTCACGGATGGGACGTAGCATTTTACATTTTCGGATTTTTTAAAGGCATAATGTTGTTCACTGTCATAGTCCTGATAGGGACAGGATGGTCATTTCTCAAACCCTATCTTCAGGAAAGGGAAAAAAATGTTCTGATGACAGTTATTCCTCTTCAGGTTCTTGAAAACATAGCTTATGTCGTAATTGCTGAAACCGGACCCGCTACGAAAGACTGGCTGACATGGAACCAAATGTTTTTACTAATCGATGTGATATGTTGTTGCGCCGTGTTTTTTCCGATCATTTGGTCGATTCGGAGCCTACGAGAGGCGTCGAAAACGGACGGAAAAGCTGCAAGAAATCTTCAGAAATTGacactttttaagcaattttatatatttgtggtTGGATATTTGTATTTTACAAGAGTGGTGGTTTCTTCAATTGGGGCTCTTCTTGATTATAGATATGAATGGATTACAAGTGTTCTTGCTGAAACTGCAAGCTTGattttctatatatttatattttataattttcagcCTATTGAAAAGAATCCTTACTTGGTGattgatgatgaagaagagTCTGCTGCTAGCCAAATTTTGCAAGAAGATGACTCCTTTGAACTCTAG